ACTAAATTAGTTGTTATAATAGTTAATTTTGAGCCATAAGCTGTATCACTATGACCACCGCTACCACCTATAAGTTGATGTGTAGAAGTTGTTGTGACATTGACATTATAATTAAGGTCAATCTCTGTAGCACCCAGCACAACACAATCAAGCTTGTTAACAATAGCATCCTTGTAAAATGGATTTGCGTATTGCGATGCATCCATAAGTATATGGTTTATATTATTTTTATAGGAATTTACTGCAGTTAAATCAAAGGATTGCACATCATATAATTTATCAAAAAGTTTATGATTATACATATCTACTAAACTAGAGGTGATGCCACCACTAGCAAAAGATCCTTTGATATTATGTTTTATCATTTCATCTTTTAAGTAAGCAGCAACTGCAATACTGGTTGTACCTGCTCCAGTTTGAAAACTCATATTGTTTTTGATAACATCTAACTCATTCATAAGTTTTACGGTGTCTTTTGCAATTTTTAATTGTACAGGATCTTTTGTCATCGAAGTCGTACCCGATTCGATACCACTTGAGAGACCTATTTGATCAACTTTGATTAAATAATCTACATAAGTATGATTAATCTCATTTTTAGAGAGTTTATCTAAAATAGTGTCAGTTACAATAACTTTATGTTTAGCGTAATACAAATCAGGATAGATATAACCTAATGGACCACAAGGGTTATTCCCATCAATGCCATTAGCATTTCCGTCTAAATCTGCAGCACTCGCTGCAATAAATGCAACATCAATCTTAATATCCCCAGATTCAATAGCTCTTGCTCTGCCACCATGTGTATCCATAATTAGTAAATCTTTTAAATATCCATGACTTATAGCATCAGCAACCGGTCCGTTAACATAGTTAGTAAAAATTGAAGTAACATTTTGATTTTTTATAAGATCTACTAAAGGTTCATGAATTGGAAAGATAGAACTTGGAGCTAAAGTGATATTTTTTAAGTTTCTTATCTTTATTTCTTTTAAAACCATATTTAAAAGCAAATCACCATTTCTATAATGATGGTGAAATGAAAATGTCATCCCATCTTTTATCTTTAGTTCATCAAATAAAAGAGATATAGACTCAATACGTTTACATTTTTCTTTTGAAAGTATTTTATCTAAAGGATTATAAGATTCAGTTTTAAAATGATCAACAGATATAAAAGGCTTATATCCATCGGGAATCATTTTTCCTAGACTATTTTTGATCACAATATCATCCTTTGGATTTTTCTATTATGTTTTGTGCTCTTTTGATAATAGGTTGGTCAATCATTTTCCCATCAACAGAAAAAGCACCTAATCCTTCTTGATCAGCTTTTTCTTTTGCAAGAAGTATTTTTTGTGCGTATTTTATGTCTTCAATTGAAGGCAAAAATAGAGTATTAATTAAATCTATTTGATTTGGATGAATACAAGCTTTACCGCTCATGCCTAATGATTTGGCATATAATGTATCTTGTTTTAATCCTGATAAATCATTAGTGTTAACAAAAGGCGTATCAATTGCATCTATTTGATACGTTTTAGCAGCATATATAACCATATTTCTAGCAAACTCTATTTCATGACCTTCTAGGGTTCTTGAAACACCTAAATAAGTTGCTAAATCTTCAGCACCTAATAACAAACCATTAACTCGTTTTTGTTTAGCTATATCAAGAGCATTTAATACAGACTCAGGAGTTTCAATTAAAGCTATAATTCCTATTTTCTTTTTTAGTTTGAACTTTTTTTCTAGAGTAGTTAATGTTTGGTCTAATAGAAGAAGTGATTTTTGATCAGCCTTAGGTAGTAAAATTGTATCTATCTGTTCATGCATAATCTCTTTTAAATCAGTAATTTTATTAATTCTTATGATAATTTCTAAATCACTTAATTTAAAAGTATCTAAAAAAGAGATGAGTAAATCTTTAGCAGCATCTTTTTCAGTTAAATGCACACCATCTTCTAAATCAAAAATTACTGAGTCAGATTCAAAAATGTCAGCGTTTTGTAACATTGCTGGATGATTTGCTGGGATAAATAATAAACTTTTACGCATGATAAACTCCTAACCGCTTGCAAGCTGTCTTGATTCTAGCAATAATTGTATAATCAAGAGCACCCTTATCTTTAATAAATAAATGGATATGATCTATCTTCATATCTATAAGAGTTTGTCTTGCTACTTTTTCTATTTGAATTCCGAATTGTTCAAAAACTACACTTTCAATTTCAATAGTTAGAACATCGGACTTTTTAACAGTTACGATGCAATCATTAGATTCAAATGTTCCTGCGGTTGCAAATGTTTTCAAAAAACATCACCTATCTTTTCATCTTAGAAAGTTCAATAGTTCTTTCCATTTCATTTTTTACAATCATATAACCACTGTCAACATCCATACCTGGTTTTGCAAGGCAAAGATCTGCACCTGCGCCTATAGCGACATGAGTAGTAGCTATTGCAGAAAGATTTGTTTCATTACATGTTCCACCACAATAAGCACCAATGCCTCTTTCTTTACAATAAAGTATAGCTTCGGCAATATGTTGAAGACCACCTAAATCAGGAGTTTTAATTTGTAGAACATGACCAGCCTTGTGATCAGCAAAATATTTAATATCATCAAGATTGTTACACCACTCATCAGCAACTATTTCAACACCTATCTTTTCTTCATCTAATAAGGCGGTTAGTTTTTGTAGCATGAGCATTGTATCTTCTCTATTGCCTTGATCAAAAGGACCTTCTAATCTTAATTTAAAAGGAGAAGCAGCATCTTCTAAATCTCTGCAGTAAGATACGATTTTATCCATATCATCATGAAAAGCAATCCCAACTGTTCCATATACATCTATATGGATAATTGGATTATAATCATCTCTTAATCTTTGAGTTAAAATTCTATTTTTTAACCATTCAATATAAGCGATGAGTTTTTCTCCATGTAGCCCTAATTTTTCTTTCACATTGTTAATCAATGCATGAGGAAGTGATTCAACTTCTTTTAAAATCATTTTATCTACATTTGTATATCGATCATCACCGGTTTGTGCAAAAATAGGTATTGATTTTAAAACTCTAAGAGATGGATTATATTCATCTCTAATAACTTCAGCCATTGATTTCTTTTCTTTTAGGGAAATTGCAGATAATATTGCTTGAGATAAACCATATCTTATGGCAGTATGAAGACGTTTACCATCAATTTTAAAATCATCAATAAGACTCATCGTTTCTTTGAAAGTAGTTAAAGTTAATCCTTCTAAAAGAGGTTTAATATAAGTCTCCATAATTGGAATATAGTGCTTTGCAAGGAAAAGAGGATCTCGTCCTCCAGCTCCTGAATATTGAACTGCTGCACAATCACCAACTGCAATATCTTTATTATCTAAAATGAGTTGAATTGATATAGCCTCACCTGTAACTCTTACTTTTTCAAAGCCTTGGGTTTGAGGTTCTCCAATGTATAAAAATCCATCATGGATTGCATCATTTTTTATAGCTTTCTGATCATCAAAATAAAAGCCTGTATATGATTTTGTAAATAGTACTTGTTTAATTTTCATCTGCTTTTCTACCAATTAAACTTCCTTCACTAACCGCATAAACATCATCAACAGTCATTTGGAAATCTAATGCTCTATCTTCTTTTAAAGCCCTTTCTTTTAATTTGTCTTTATGAAAGTTTTTAACTTCTTCAGACATACCTAAATGACCGAATTCTAATATACGTATACAACCTTCATTATCTCTTGCGGGTAGAACTAAACCCATCGTCTGTTTACTTGGAGCAAATGGAATATCGATAACTCCATATTCGAATGCTTTAATTGCACCTATGGCAACATCACCTAATCCAAGATCAATAACTTTATCCATGAGACAAGTTACTTCTTTTCTAATCATTTCTTTTTCGAGGTTTAATTTTTGAGAATCAGGAAACGCTTGATCTTTTAATAAATTAACGACGAATTTTGAAGCTTTGATTCCAGTTGCATTCATTTCTTTTGTTGGAACACCAATAGATTCAACAGGAGTCTTAGTAATCATTTTAGTTGCTTTTGATAAAGATGCAACTGTTGATGCCATTGAAATTAAGCCTAACGCTTCAGCTTCATCCTTTGGGAATCCACCCATCCATTGATGAAACACTGTTGTTATATGCATATTTTTATGACCAAAAGTATATAAATAATATTCTGTTAATTCTTTTAACATTTGGATGGCTGCAACATCTTGAACAACATTTCCACATTGACCATATCCAACTGAAATATGTTTAACGCCTTGAGTAGCAGCTAGTATACTTTCAATAATGCCTACAGTAATTGCAATTGAAGGGGGAACAAGTGTTCCAGTTAATGGACCAAATGGTTCTCTATTAATATGAATTCCATGATCTTCATAATATCCAACTAAGCGATCACAATATTGCCAGTAGTAGATAGAATCAGCTAATGAAATATTTTTAGCATAAGGAATATTATAAGAAATACCGCCACCTTCATTAGATGTCCATCCAGCTGCATGAATAATTTCAGATAATAATCTTGCATCAGGTGTACCGTGTCTAGCTTGCAATGGAACATTAACAGCTTTTAAGACTTCCATACATCCTTCAACACCATGATTAACAGCAGGAAAACCATTAAGGAAAGATCTTTGTTCTTTCTCACTTATTTCTATGCCTTCTTGAGCTTCTAAATATCGATTATGTCTTGTATAAGAATCAATTGTAGAAGGCAAAAAATCAGCACCCGCTTGTTCTAAATGTTTTAACAATTCTATATGACCCTGAAGTGTTGCTACACCAGCTCTTGGTTGAATATATGTTCTTTTTTCTTTGTCAGCTTTTAAAAGTTTAAGCGCAAAATTTTTGTGTTCTGGAACTGCTCTTAATGTTTCAACAGCTGTGTCTAAATCTAATAAAGGAGAATCTCCTGTAGGCCAGGTAGAAAGTACTTCCTTGCGTACTTCTAGGAAATATTCTAAAGACCATTTTTTATTTCTTACTCGCATGTTAGGCTCCTATAGTTTTATCATATATTTTTTCATTATTCTAAGCGCAATCTCTGGATAATCAATAGAGAGTAGACCCATTGCAGAAAGAATATAGGTCTTATCTAGTAAGTATTCAGGGTTTCTAGGTCTTAATTCCATAGGTTTACTCGCTATAGTTATACCATTTTTTAAAATTGCAACTGGATCTTTACTGCTAATGACAACACCACCAGTACCTATAAAATATTGTGTTTGAGTCAAGTCTTTTCCAATTTGATAATACATAACACCCATTGGTGTATAAACACCTTTTAATGTCCCTACATGTCTTGTTGTTGCGATATCGATACATTTACCTGCAAAAATATCATCAGCAACATAATCTGCATCAGTAGAAGAAATGAATTCTATATCGTCATGTCTTTTATGAGCTTCAAAACTTAAATCAACGTTTTTGCTTTTATAATAACTAATTTCTGAAGCGCTAAATGTTTCTAAAATACCTAAAGATGAGTATCTCATACCCAAATCACCTTCGACAGTTCTTTTTGCATAAGGCTCTTCAAGGCCAGATAAAATTGCATTCATTTGAGTCGGTAGTCCAGATGACATAGAATATATATCAGTGGTTGCACCACCGACATCAGCAAGCATCAAATCTCCTAATCCTGTTTCATCACCAAACCCATTAGATAAGAGCTCAGCAGCCATTAAGACAGCGTTAGGCGTAGGAAGAACAACTTCATTAACAAGCTTTTCAACTTTTTTAATACCTTTAGCTTCAATAATGTTTTTTACAAAAATATCTTTAATGGTATCTTTAGCACTTGTAATATTTAATACATTAAGTCTTGGCATCACGTTTTCACAAATAAAAAATTCTTTTTTAGCAGCAGTTAAGATTTCTTCAATCTCATCTGTAGCATCTTTGTTTCCAGCAAAAACAATCGGAGCTTTAATATCCGATTTTGCAAGTTGTTTAGCATTATGAATGACACATTCTTTATTGCCTCCATTAGCTCCCCCAGCTAAAAGAATGATATCAATATTTTTTTCTTTTATTTGATCCACTTCATGGTGGTTAATATTATGAGATAAGACAAGTTCAACTTTAGCCCCCGCACCTAAACAAACTCGTCTAGCTGCTTCAGTTGTAAGTTCTTCAACTAGTCCGATTGCGACCATTTTTAAACCACCAGCAGCAGAAGAACAGGCAGTTATTTTATCGAAATTCATGTCATGACCAATTTTAGCTATCAATTTATCATATGCTTTTTGGTAGCCTAAAATAATGTTTTTTTCAACAGTTGTTATTGCTTTTGCAGTTGCTATAATTTCTTCTTTTTCCAAATCAACAGCAGTTAATTTGGTGAAAGTAGAACCAAAATCAACAAGCAAATATGTTTTCATTAGTTGCCCCCTAAGTCCTGTTTAATTGTACTTAAAACATCTTCAATTTTAATTCCAGGAGGATAAACTCTATTAAAGCCCATCTCTTTGAATCTCTTTTCAACTTCAGTAAAATCTTGTTTACCAATGACAATGTTTCCACCAACATAAAGAAGTATTTGATCAAGACCTGATTCTTCACATTTATCACGCATGCCTCTGCAATCAAGCTCTCCTTGACCATATAAAGATGACACCATAATTAAAGAAGCTGATGTTTCTATAGCTGCATTTATAAAATCTTCTTGAGATGATAATACACCAACATTGACGACATTATAGCCTTCTTTGTTTAATGTATACTCAATGATCTTATTGCCTACAGCATGAACATCAGCTCCGATTACGCCGATAACGATAGTTTTCATGTTTTCCTCCGGTATTTTATACGATTAATAATAATATATTATAAAAACGCTTACATACACTAGTATTCTAAATCATTTTTGCTTAAAAAACAACAGTAAAACAGCCTTTTTTATACTTTTTTAAGTATAAGAAGCGATATTACTGAATACTTAAGAAAAATGAAGTATATTTAGCAAATATTTGAAAAAATATTTTTTGAAGAATCTATAACAATGAAAAAGATGATTGAATAAACAATCATCTTTATATTTTATTATGTTCTATTTTTTAGATGTGGAAAAAGAATAACGTCTCTAATATTTGGCGTATCTGTTAATAACATAATAAATCTGTCTATACCAATACCAATACCACCAGTAGGAGGCATACCATATTCTAGAGCTTCAATGAAATCAACATCCATTTCAGATGCTTCATCGTTTCCCATTTCTTTTTCTTTAACTTGGTTTTCAAATCTTTCTTTTTGATCAATAGGATCATTTAATTCACTAAATGCGTTTGCATATTCACTTTTCATAATGAATAATTCAAAACGATCAGTAAATCTAGGATCAGCTGCATTCTTTTTAGCAAGTGGTGATATTTCAATTGGATGACCATATATGATTGTTGGTTGAATGATTTTATCTTCTACGAAATGTTCAAAGAAAGCTTCAACGATGTGACCAAAACTAAAATGTTTTTCAACGTGAACTTCATGTTCTTTTGCAATCGCTTTTGCCTCATCTAAAGTCATGTGTTTCCAAAAATCAACACCTGAAATTTCTTTAATTGCGTCAACCATATGCCAACGTTTCCAAGGAGCTTGCATGTGAATAATTTGATCTTGATAATTAATATCATATGAACCTAATATTTCTTGAGTAACTGTTGATAGACAGCCTTCAACTAAATCCATCATATCACCCATATCTGCATATGCAAGATATGCTTCAATCGTTGTGAATTCCGGATTGTGTTTAGCATCCATACCTTCGTTTCTAAATAATCTACCAATTTCATAAACGGCCTCTAAGCCACCAACGATTAATCTTTTCAATGGTAATTCAGTTGCGATTCTTAAATAAAAATCCATATCAAGCGTATTATGATGTGTTATAAATGGTCTTGCTGCTGCGCCACCTAAAATTGGATGTAGAACTGGAGTTTCAACTTCAATAAAGCCTTTAGAGTCAAAATAGTTTTGAATAGATCTAATAATTTTAGGTCTTGTCATTGCTACTCTTCTAGCATCTGGATTTACAATTAAATCAACATAACGTCTACGTCTAGCTTCCTCTTTATCTTGAAGACCGTGGAATTTATCAGGTAAAGGTCTTAAAGCTTTCGTCAAATGTGTATAACTTGAAGCCTTAATTGTTAACTCATTTGTTTTAGTTCTAAATAAAACACCTTTAACGCCAACGATATCTCCTAAGTCAGCGTGTTTAAATAAAGCGTATTGATCTTCACCAACACGATCTTGTCTTACATAGACTTGAATTTGGCCATCACGATCCATGATATGCATGAATCCTGCTTTACCTTGTCCACGTTTTAAGACTATGCGTCCGGCAATAGAAACCTCTATTTGTTTTTCTTCCAATGTGTCATGATCATCATTTGAGTATAAATCAATGATTTGTTTCGCATTGTGAGTTCTTTCGTATTTTTGTCCAAAAGGCTCAACACCCATATCACTTAATTCTTGAGCTTTTTGTCTTCTTATAAGTTGTTGTTCATTTAAATCGTCTTGGTACATAATTAAACCCTCCTAATCGTTGATATTATATCATAGAAAAAGCCATAATAGAACATTATGGCCGTTTTTCTTCACTTAAAAGTTCATACATCAGTACATCTTTTTTCGGGACCAAAGAAAGTACTTTTACTTTAATAATCTTTATGCCCAAATGTAGTGTTAAGATGTCATTTTCTTTAACAGCAGAAGAAGGTTTAGCAATTTTATCGTTTATCTCAACTTTATCCTTGCTCGCCGCCTCTTTAGCTATGGTTCTCCGCTTAATAATTCTTGCTACTTTAAGATACTTATCAAGACGCATCTTCGGATTTACCAGTTTTTTCTTTCCACCATGATAATTCACCAGTTTTTACAATTTCTTCAATATCTGATTTAGTTAATGTTTCAACTTCTACAAGGTAATGAGCGATTTTGTCTAGTAAATCACGATTTTCAGTTATTATTTTTGTTGCTTCATTAAAACATGTTGTAATAATGTGTCTAATTTCAGAATCAATTTCATGTGCGACTTGGTCAGAGAAGTTTTTTTCTTTGAAATAATCTCTACCTAAGAATACATTACCACTACCAGATTCGTATTGGACAGGGCCTAAATCACTCATGCCATATTCGGTAACCATAGCTCTTGCGATTTTAGTTGCGACTTGGAAATCATTATATGCACCTGTTGTGACAGTATCAAATACAATTTCTTCGGCAACTCTACCACCAAGATAACTTGTGATTTTAGCTAATAAAGATTTTTTAGTTTCTAAGAATTTTTCAACTGCTGGAGTCATTAAGTTATACCCACCAGCTGAGCCTCTTGGAATAATAGTTACTTTTTGAACAACATTAGCATCTTCAAGTTTAATACCAATGACAGCATGTCCTGCTTCATGATATGCAACAGTTTTCTTTTCTTCGACTGTATATTTACGACTCTTCTTAGCTGGACCCATCATAACTCTATCAATGGCTTCATCTAAATCAGGTTCTAAAACTAATGTTCTATTATCACGTGCAGCTAGTAATGCTGCTTCATTTAATAAGTTTTCAATATCTGCACCAGTGAATCCTGGAATTCTACCAGCAAAATCATCAAAATTAATCTTTGGATCAATTTTCTTATTCTTTGCATGGACTTTAAGAATAGCTGAACGACCTCTAACATCGGGTAGAGATATCGTAATTTGTCTATCAAAACGACCTGGACGAAGAAGTGCAGGGTCTAATACATCAGGACGGTTTGTTGCAGCAATAATGATGA
The sequence above is drawn from the Mariniplasma anaerobium genome and encodes:
- the ftsH gene encoding ATP-dependent zinc metalloprotease FtsH, which gives rise to MNQKPKKPMPKKPDMKKKPDYLIMIFTLIIMIGIFLFLRDALAGEVNDLTTSEIQAAAGAGHIESVEYELIGGDNYDLVTVSGSVYEQYAPLYDDIISFERVMRIDQAQAILDTVEGYGGTTQIIELSGLTFWSVIINIVPFILIIVVLFIIFKNANGQNNKAFDFAKNRAKLNREKTITFKDVAGIEEEKEEMVELIDFLKTPKKYVDMGARIPKGVLLVGAPGTGKTLLAKAVAGEANVPFFSISGSDFVEMFVGVGASRVRDLFKVAKENSPCIIFIDEIDAVGRQRGAGLGGGNDEREQTLNQLLVEMDGFTGNMGIIIIAATNRPDVLDPALLRPGRFDRQITISLPDVRGRSAILKVHAKNKKIDPKINFDDFAGRIPGFTGADIENLLNEAALLAARDNRTLVLEPDLDEAIDRVMMGPAKKSRKYTVEEKKTVAYHEAGHAVIGIKLEDANVVQKVTIIPRGSAGGYNLMTPAVEKFLETKKSLLAKITSYLGGRVAEEIVFDTVTTGAYNDFQVATKIARAMVTEYGMSDLGPVQYESGSGNVFLGRDYFKEKNFSDQVAHEIDSEIRHIITTCFNEATKIITENRDLLDKIAHYLVEVETLTKSDIEEIVKTGELSWWKEKTGKSEDAS
- the citD gene encoding citrate lyase acyl carrier protein; this translates as MKTFATAGTFESNDCIVTVKKSDVLTIEIESVVFEQFGIQIEKVARQTLIDMKIDHIHLFIKDKGALDYTIIARIKTACKRLGVYHA
- a CDS encoding methylaspartate ammonia-lyase; this encodes MKIKQVLFTKSYTGFYFDDQKAIKNDAIHDGFLYIGEPQTQGFEKVRVTGEAISIQLILDNKDIAVGDCAAVQYSGAGGRDPLFLAKHYIPIMETYIKPLLEGLTLTTFKETMSLIDDFKIDGKRLHTAIRYGLSQAILSAISLKEKKSMAEVIRDEYNPSLRVLKSIPIFAQTGDDRYTNVDKMILKEVESLPHALINNVKEKLGLHGEKLIAYIEWLKNRILTQRLRDDYNPIIHIDVYGTVGIAFHDDMDKIVSYCRDLEDAASPFKLRLEGPFDQGNREDTMLMLQKLTALLDEEKIGVEIVADEWCNNLDDIKYFADHKAGHVLQIKTPDLGGLQHIAEAILYCKERGIGAYCGGTCNETNLSAIATTHVAIGAGADLCLAKPGMDVDSGYMIVKNEMERTIELSKMKR
- a CDS encoding RNA-binding S4 domain-containing protein is translated as MRLDKYLKVARIIKRRTIAKEAASKDKVEINDKIAKPSSAVKENDILTLHLGIKIIKVKVLSLVPKKDVLMYELLSEEKRP
- the glmS gene encoding methylaspartate mutase subunit S; this encodes MKTIVIGVIGADVHAVGNKIIEYTLNKEGYNVVNVGVLSSQEDFINAAIETSASLIMVSSLYGQGELDCRGMRDKCEESGLDQILLYVGGNIVIGKQDFTEVEKRFKEMGFNRVYPPGIKIEDVLSTIKQDLGGN
- the citF gene encoding citrate lyase subunit alpha — protein: MIKNSLGKMIPDGYKPFISVDHFKTESYNPLDKILSKEKCKRIESISLLFDELKIKDGMTFSFHHHYRNGDLLLNMVLKEIKIRNLKNITLAPSSIFPIHEPLVDLIKNQNVTSIFTNYVNGPVADAISHGYLKDLLIMDTHGGRARAIESGDIKIDVAFIAASAADLDGNANGIDGNNPCGPLGYIYPDLYYAKHKVIVTDTILDKLSKNEINHTYVDYLIKVDQIGLSSGIESGTTSMTKDPVQLKIAKDTVKLMNELDVIKNNMSFQTGAGTTSIAVAAYLKDEMIKHNIKGSFASGGITSSLVDMYNHKLFDKLYDVQSFDLTAVNSYKNNINHILMDASQYANPFYKDAIVNKLDCVVLGATEIDLNYNVNVTTTSTHQLIGGSGGHSDTAYGSKLTIITTNLVKSRIPSIRNTIQVISTPGNSVDVIVTERGISVNPNRNDLLDKLKNTQLKILTIDELYQKAIEIAGLPELFKHKERVIGLVRYRDGSILDSIYEV
- a CDS encoding methylaspartate mutase subunit E; the protein is MRVRNKKWSLEYFLEVRKEVLSTWPTGDSPLLDLDTAVETLRAVPEHKNFALKLLKADKEKRTYIQPRAGVATLQGHIELLKHLEQAGADFLPSTIDSYTRHNRYLEAQEGIEISEKEQRSFLNGFPAVNHGVEGCMEVLKAVNVPLQARHGTPDARLLSEIIHAAGWTSNEGGGISYNIPYAKNISLADSIYYWQYCDRLVGYYEDHGIHINREPFGPLTGTLVPPSIAITVGIIESILAATQGVKHISVGYGQCGNVVQDVAAIQMLKELTEYYLYTFGHKNMHITTVFHQWMGGFPKDEAEALGLISMASTVASLSKATKMITKTPVESIGVPTKEMNATGIKASKFVVNLLKDQAFPDSQKLNLEKEMIRKEVTCLMDKVIDLGLGDVAIGAIKAFEYGVIDIPFAPSKQTMGLVLPARDNEGCIRILEFGHLGMSEEVKNFHKDKLKERALKEDRALDFQMTVDDVYAVSEGSLIGRKADEN
- the glmL gene encoding methylaspartate mutase accessory protein GlmL, translating into MKTYLLVDFGSTFTKLTAVDLEKEEIIATAKAITTVEKNIILGYQKAYDKLIAKIGHDMNFDKITACSSAAGGLKMVAIGLVEELTTEAARRVCLGAGAKVELVLSHNINHHEVDQIKEKNIDIILLAGGANGGNKECVIHNAKQLAKSDIKAPIVFAGNKDATDEIEEILTAAKKEFFICENVMPRLNVLNITSAKDTIKDIFVKNIIEAKGIKKVEKLVNEVVLPTPNAVLMAAELLSNGFGDETGLGDLMLADVGGATTDIYSMSSGLPTQMNAILSGLEEPYAKRTVEGDLGMRYSSLGILETFSASEISYYKSKNVDLSFEAHKRHDDIEFISSTDADYVADDIFAGKCIDIATTRHVGTLKGVYTPMGVMYYQIGKDLTQTQYFIGTGGVVISSKDPVAILKNGITIASKPMELRPRNPEYLLDKTYILSAMGLLSIDYPEIALRIMKKYMIKL
- a CDS encoding HpcH/HpaI aldolase/citrate lyase family protein; translated protein: MRKSLLFIPANHPAMLQNADIFESDSVIFDLEDGVHLTEKDAAKDLLISFLDTFKLSDLEIIIRINKITDLKEIMHEQIDTILLPKADQKSLLLLDQTLTTLEKKFKLKKKIGIIALIETPESVLNALDIAKQKRVNGLLLGAEDLATYLGVSRTLEGHEIEFARNMVIYAAKTYQIDAIDTPFVNTNDLSGLKQDTLYAKSLGMSGKACIHPNQIDLINTLFLPSIEDIKYAQKILLAKEKADQEGLGAFSVDGKMIDQPIIKRAQNIIEKSKG
- the lysS gene encoding lysine--tRNA ligase yields the protein MYQDDLNEQQLIRRQKAQELSDMGVEPFGQKYERTHNAKQIIDLYSNDDHDTLEEKQIEVSIAGRIVLKRGQGKAGFMHIMDRDGQIQVYVRQDRVGEDQYALFKHADLGDIVGVKGVLFRTKTNELTIKASSYTHLTKALRPLPDKFHGLQDKEEARRRRYVDLIVNPDARRVAMTRPKIIRSIQNYFDSKGFIEVETPVLHPILGGAAARPFITHHNTLDMDFYLRIATELPLKRLIVGGLEAVYEIGRLFRNEGMDAKHNPEFTTIEAYLAYADMGDMMDLVEGCLSTVTQEILGSYDINYQDQIIHMQAPWKRWHMVDAIKEISGVDFWKHMTLDEAKAIAKEHEVHVEKHFSFGHIVEAFFEHFVEDKIIQPTIIYGHPIEISPLAKKNAADPRFTDRFELFIMKSEYANAFSELNDPIDQKERFENQVKEKEMGNDEASEMDVDFIEALEYGMPPTGGIGIGIDRFIMLLTDTPNIRDVILFPHLKNRT